The genomic interval GTTCCGCCGCAGTGCGCTGGTGCGGCTGGCCCGGACCGAGGAAGCCGACGCGGAGGCCCGGCGGGCCTACAAGACCGAGCAGGGGCGGCGCTGGTTCCGGCACAACCCGAACGGTGCGGACGCTGTCGCCGCGGCGACGAAGGCCGCCGACACCGCCCGCGAGCGCGCTGCCGAGTACCTGCTCGCGACGCGGCTGCAGCAGCTGCGCGAGCAGGCCGCCGCCCGGACCGAGCAGGCCGGCGCCGCGCCGTGGACGGACCGGCTGCCCGAGCTTGCCGCCCGCCCGCTGAACGACGACACGGCGGTGATCGCATGACCACCGAGCTGAGCGGCGTCGACCTCGCGCGCCAGGCCCTGCTCGCTGCACGCGAAGCAGCGAAGAAGAACGGCGCACCGACGAAGAAGCCCAAGCGGCGCACCGGCAGCGCCGTACGACGAGACGGCCGCGAGCCACTCGGACTGGGGACCGCGATCGGGATGATGATGACGGAGCGTGGCATGGTCGCCCCCGCCGCCGGCGGAAGCGTTCTCGCTGACTTCGACGCCATCCTCGCCGCGGCCACGCCCGAGCTCGCCGGGCGCGTGAAGGCGGTGGCGTTCGACGCGGACACCGGGCGCCTGGACGTCGTCCCTGACGTCCAGGCCGTCGGCACGAAACTGCGCTGGAGCGCACCGCAGCTGATCGCAGCGACCAATGAGCGCGTGCCGAACGCGAACGTTCAGACCCTCCAGGTCCTTGCGCCCAAGCCGGTGAAGACCGGCCCCACCCTGGCAGCCACCGACTTGCCCACGCCCTCCGGGCCCACCCTGCGAGAGGAGCGCCGGCCGTCGCCGGACGGGTACCGCCGTGCGATTGAAGCCCACCGTCAGGCTGCGCCGTCGTCCCGGTTGGATCTGGGTGTCGCGGAAGCGGTGGAGCGGCAGACGAAGGCGATGCGGGAGCTGTCCCGCCGGGCGTTTCCCGAGTCCGATGTCGTCGCGGACGCTGTGCCGGCTCCGATCGAGCAGCGCCGGGTCCAGCGTCGCCGTCAGGCTGCAGTGACCGAAGCTGCCGCTTTGCGCCGGGCTCGGCAAGAGCGTGCAGCAGCGCGGGAAGCGGAAACCCCCACCAATGAGCCGGGGTCTGCCCTACGGACCACTGCCTGAGTCACAGCGCGGTAGATCAGCAGTTCCCTGTTCCAGGTGGTGGTCCCGGCGTAGCGTGACGGGTACACGCTTGGTGCACCGTGCGTTGCTGTGCGTACGGGAAGGGGGGAGTCGTGCAGGAAGGGACCGTGCTGGACGGCCGCTACCGGCTGATCCAGTCGATCGGTGCAGGCGGGTTCGGTCAGGTCTGGGCAGCACACGATCCCAAGATCGACCGCCTGGTCGCGGTCAAGGTCCTCACCGGTCACGCGAGCAGCAGCCGGCAGGTCGCTCGGTTCGCCCGTGAGGCCGCAGTCGCCGGCGGCCTCGCCCACCCGAACATCGTCACCGTCCACGACTTCGGCTCCGCGACGCATAAGGGGCAGGCGTGCGCCTACCTGGTGATGGAGCTCCTGCCCGGCAAACCGCTCAGCGACGTCCTGAAAACCGGGAGACTGCCCCTGCCCAAGGCCCTGCACGTGGCGGCCTGCGTCGCGGACGCCCTCACAGCCGCACACGGCGAGGGCCTCACACACCGGGACATCAAACCGTCCAACATCATCATCAGGTCCAGAGGCCAGGCGACGGTCGTCGACTTCGGCATCACCAAAAGCAGCGACGAACGGCATGACATCACCACCACCGGCGTCCTGATCGGCACCCCGGCGTACATGGCGCCCGAAGCACTCGCCGGCACCTTCGACCACCCCTCCGACCTGTACTCCCTCGGCTGCGTCCTTTTCGAAATGGTCACCGGCCGCCACCCCTTCACCGGCAGCTCCTGGCAGATGGCCAACCAGCACATCAACGAGCAGCCCGCCCCGCTGCGCACACTGCGCCCCGACACTCCCGCTGAACTGGAGCGGCTGGTCACCCAGCTCCTGGCCAAAGACCCGGCTCAGCGGCCGGCCTCCGCCAGGAGAGTTCGGGACATCCTCAAAGAGATCAACGACCGGCACTTCGGGGCCACACCGCCCAGTCGCGGCCGGGACCTCGCGCACCACATACAGGTCAGCGGAGCGGAAGCCGCAGCAGGCGCGATCATCCCCGTGCGGATCACCTCCCGCAAGGCCTGCCCCGCCTGCGCCACACGGACCGATGAGACCGCGGCACGGTCCTGCACCGCGTGCAAGGGTGAAGGCCAGGTGATCCGAGAGCAGCACACCCACAAGGTCCGCCTTCCCGCCGGCATCAAGGACAGCCAGAAGGTCCGGCTCCGCGAACTCGGAGGTCCCGGCCAACACGGCGGCGCACCGGGGGACATGTACCTCACCGTGCACGTTGACGCCTGAACGCACCCCGCACCACCAAGTCCAGAGTCTCTTCCGGGAGACGACCACGCCCCGGGCACGCGCCCGCTTCTGCCGGAACGTGATGTCTGCCTATGCCACCGCTCTTACGGGCTGGGCGCAGGCGCGGCCCATACGTTCCGGTCGACGCAGCAACGGCCAGCCTCAACTGTCCACAGCGTCGGCAGGCTTGATTGTCAGTGCCGTCGTACACAATGACAGCGTGTTACCTGAAAGTCGTTCTCAGGGGGTGCTGTGGACAGGCGCTTGATTCGCACCGCGGTGTTCGGCAGTCCGGGTTCCGACGATCCGGCTCTCTGCCCGGAGACGCCGGATGAACTGGACGCGTTCCGTCTCGAGCACGCCGACGTCACCATCTGGTGCGGCACGATGTTCGAAGGCGGCTGCGGTCGGCGGCTCACCACCCGGCGATGCACAGACAAGATCTGCCATTTCGCCCACTACGGCACCAGCGACGAATCGGTGCGCTGCGCGCGGACCGGTCGCGGCAAGGACAGTGCCGACCACCTGTATGCCAAGGCGCACCTCGCGGCCTGGCTCCACGCCCAGGGCCTGACAGCTCAGTTCACCTACCCTGAGCCGCTCGGCTCCGCCGTGCTTGTCCAGTTCGAGGACGGGCGCACTCTCCTGGTTCACCTCGACCGCAATCAGCCGGCGGACTGGAACGGCGACTTCTGGGAGATCATTCTCGGGCCGGGCGTCCGGGTGCCGGCGCACATCCTCAACGAGCGCGGCTACGTGCAACGCCTCCGCTTCGAAGACCGGCCCGGCGGCGGCCGTGTCATGCGGTTCGGCACCGAACACCCCAGCCAGGGCACCACCTGGGACAGTCTCGACAACGTCACGCTGACGCCCAAAGGCCTGAACACCACGACCCGGCCCGACGCGGTACGCGCCCCCTTGACCGACGATCCGCGCCCGCGCCAACCAGCCGCCCCCACCCGGCGCGCCATCATCGACATCGCTCCACGCCCGAACGGGGCCAGCACTGCGCGTCAAGACGATGCCGTCAAGCTCGCCGTGATGCACCTCGACCGGGCCCTGCGCGAGCAGCCCGAGCTCCTCTACACCCGGGTGGGCGCCATCAAGCGGCTCCTGGAGAAGGACCACCTCCCGGAAAACGTCGCCCGCCTCCGACTGGCCCTCAAGCGCGGTCAAGAGGGACTGGACCAGCGCACTCGGGAGCGCGAGTCGCTGCTGCAGGAGCTGCAGCAGACGCCCACCTATGCGCTGTTGACCCAGGTCTCCAACCTGATGAACGACGGGAACGTGTCAGCGGTAGAGCGCGAAGTGCATCGCCTCGCACGCGAAAAGGTCAATGCCGAACAGGCCGCCCGGCGCCGCCAGCAGCAGGAGCAGAACGCCGCACAACGCCGTCAGCGGGAGGCGGAGCAACGCGCGTGGCGAGAGCAGCGTGCGCGGGCCCACGAACAGGAGGAAGCGGAGCAGCGTGCGTTGTGGGAGCAACACGAGGTGGCCCGCGAGCACGAGGAAGCGGAGCGCCGTGAACGCGCCGAGCGGGCGGAGGCCCGGCTGAGGGCCGCGGCACAGCAGGCGGAGAATGAGCGCGCTGAGAAGATCGCCTACCTGGCTCCGTTCGTCTTGGGCGCGCTGAAGAAAGCGGCCCGCGAAGCGCGCGTCACCACCTGGCTGGAGATACGAGAGCGCACCGGCCAGCGTGACCTGGTCCGCCTCAGCTACGAGGACCGGCTCAGCGTTCTGCAAGCCGTGGAGAAGAAGACCAAGCCTGATGCTCCCCTGTGGTCAACCATCCTCGCCGCGACAGGCACGCCGGAAGCGCTGCATCTGTACCGCGACCTCGCCGCACATCTCCGGCGCCCCGTCCCCGACGACGACACCGAACTGCTGGCCCACGCGACCGCAGACTGCGCCCGGCTCCGCTGGCAGTAGGAGAACGCGAAGACGGAGACAGGAGATCAGTCCGATACGCGGTGACCAGCTGGTCACCGCCCTTCCTGATGTGACCGTACGCGTGTCGGCCGCCCACCGGTCAGCGTAGTCCTATTCGTCGTCGGGCTGCTCGAGGCCCTGGTTCAGTGCCCGCAGCAAGGCGTGGGCGAGGAGAATCGCCAGCAGAACGAACTCTGGGCGGTAAGTGTCGGGTGAGGCCTGGTGGGCTCCGAGGTGGCGGTTGAAGGTGTCCTGGGTGGTGTCGGGACCGAAGGTGTTCCTCATGCCGGCCAGCACCAGGTAGTGCTTGAACTGCAGGAGAGTGAGGTCGCTCCAATCGCCCGCGTCGTTGAGAGCACTGTCGATGACCCAGTGATGGCCGCCCTTTGTGTACGTCGCTTGGGGGAAAGAACGCCGGATCCAGGCGTTGCCGTGCCGCTTCATCGCCGTCTCGAGCACGTTGCCCGCCAGGGCCTGGGCGCCCTCGTTGAAGTCAGCC from Streptomyces sp. NBC_01571 carries:
- a CDS encoding small VCP/p97-interacting protein — protein: MIRTAVFGSPGSDDPALCPETPDELDAFRLEHADVTIWCGTMFEGGCGRRLTTRRCTDKICHFAHYGTSDESVRCARTGRGKDSADHLYAKAHLAAWLHAQGLTAQFTYPEPLGSAVLVQFEDGRTLLVHLDRNQPADWNGDFWEIILGPGVRVPAHILNERGYVQRLRFEDRPGGGRVMRFGTEHPSQGTTWDSLDNVTLTPKGLNTTTRPDAVRAPLTDDPRPRQPAAPTRRAIIDIAPRPNGASTARQDDAVKLAVMHLDRALREQPELLYTRVGAIKRLLEKDHLPENVARLRLALKRGQEGLDQRTRERESLLQELQQTPTYALLTQVSNLMNDGNVSAVEREVHRLAREKVNAEQAARRRQQQEQNAAQRRQREAEQRAWREQRARAHEQEEAEQRALWEQHEVAREHEEAERRERAERAEARLRAAAQQAENERAEKIAYLAPFVLGALKKAAREARVTTWLEIRERTGQRDLVRLSYEDRLSVLQAVEKKTKPDAPLWSTILAATGTPEALHLYRDLAAHLRRPVPDDDTELLAHATADCARLRWQ
- a CDS encoding DUF721 domain-containing protein, yielding MTTELSGVDLARQALLAAREAAKKNGAPTKKPKRRTGSAVRRDGREPLGLGTAIGMMMTERGMVAPAAGGSVLADFDAILAAATPELAGRVKAVAFDADTGRLDVVPDVQAVGTKLRWSAPQLIAATNERVPNANVQTLQVLAPKPVKTGPTLAATDLPTPSGPTLREERRPSPDGYRRAIEAHRQAAPSSRLDLGVAEAVERQTKAMRELSRRAFPESDVVADAVPAPIEQRRVQRRRQAAVTEAAALRRARQERAAAREAETPTNEPGSALRTTA
- a CDS encoding protein kinase, giving the protein MQEGTVLDGRYRLIQSIGAGGFGQVWAAHDPKIDRLVAVKVLTGHASSSRQVARFAREAAVAGGLAHPNIVTVHDFGSATHKGQACAYLVMELLPGKPLSDVLKTGRLPLPKALHVAACVADALTAAHGEGLTHRDIKPSNIIIRSRGQATVVDFGITKSSDERHDITTTGVLIGTPAYMAPEALAGTFDHPSDLYSLGCVLFEMVTGRHPFTGSSWQMANQHINEQPAPLRTLRPDTPAELERLVTQLLAKDPAQRPASARRVRDILKEINDRHFGATPPSRGRDLAHHIQVSGAEAAAGAIIPVRITSRKACPACATRTDETAARSCTACKGEGQVIREQHTHKVRLPAGIKDSQKVRLRELGGPGQHGGAPGDMYLTVHVDA